Within Halorubrum lacusprofundi ATCC 49239, the genomic segment CCGCTTGCTCACTCCCTTCGCTGCGCGGGCTGCGACTTCCATGCTCAAATCGGCTCGGGAGAATTTTCGCTGCTTACGGCTCGGTCGCTCCGCTCCCTCACGAGTTTGCAGGAAAATGCCGCCTCCCCGATTTGAAACGCGTGAGACTCCCTCCAGTCGTCTCACTGTTCCCCGCTCGCTGCGCTCGCGGGGACGATGGACAGGTCGATCTTCAGGTGAGGCTCACGAATGTGGTTCGCAGGAAAATGCCGCCTCCCCGATTTGAACGGGGGACAGCTCGATCTTCAGTCGAGTGCTCTCCCAATCTGAGCTAAGGCGGCTCGCACTCGGACTAATGCCGATTCGGGACAAAAGGATTTCGAAAAGCGGCGACCGGATCGGCGAGTTGCGTCGTCGTCGCCATCGGGACGGTACTGGAGCGGTAGCGACGAGAAACAGCGAGATGGGACCGCCAGGATTCGAACCGGAACCGAACGTGCTCGCTCCTCCGTCGCTGCGCGCGTCCGATAGGGCTCGAATCCGTTCACAGCTGCGGCGCTCACGGTGTTGTTTGCGCCGCGAAAGTGGGACCGCCCGGATTCGAACCTCAGTCGCTCCACTCCCTGCTTCGAATCCGCTCCACTACTGCTGCTCGCGGTGTTGCTCGCAGCAGAAAGATGGGACCGCCCGGATTCGAACCGGGGTCTCGGGCACCCAAGGCCCGGAGTATACCACTAACCCACGGTCCCGTACCCATACATACCCGCATCGCCCGGTAAAGCGTTTCGTTGCGTGACCGCCTCGCGTTCGGTCGCGGCTATCTCGCTTGCGGCACCCTCACTCCTCGTCGTCGCGCAGTTCGAGGTCGGCGACGATCTGGTACGGGTCCGTCCCCTTCCGGATCGCGTCGAGCATGAAGAACGCCTCGTCGGGCGCGAGGAAGTGCCTCGTGATACCGCGACCGAGCGGCGTCGGCGAGAAGCCGTCGATGAACTTCCACTCCAGTAACTTTCCGACCGCGTGTTTCGTCGGCACCTCGCCGATCATCCGATCGTTGAGCCGCTTGGCCTTCTTGCCCGCGACGACGACGTTCGCCAGCGTCTCCTCGACGGCGGCGGTCTCGTCGTAGTGGGTCGCCACGTCCTCCATCTCCCCCTTGAGGAGGGTGAACGCCACCTCATCTTCGGTCCGGTCCATGGAGTTGTGGTAAACGCCGTCGGGCTCGACGAGGAGGTAGACACGGCCACGGTCGTGGTAGTCCGGCCGCCCGGCGCGCCCGAGCATCTGGGAGAACTCCTGAACGGAGAGCCACTCGATCCCCATCGCCAGCGAGTCGAAGATCACCTGCGAGGCGGGGAAGTCGACGCCGGCCGCCAGCGCCGCGGTGGTGACGACCGCCGAGAGGTCCTGGTTCCCGAACTGCCGTTCGACTTTCTTCCGGCGCTTGTAGTCGAGTCCGGCGTGATACGGCGCGGAGTCGTACCGGAGCTTCCGGCTGATCTCGTGACATCGTCGCCGGGAGTTCGTGAAGATGATCGTCTGGCCCCGGTACCCCTTCGAGGATTTCGTGTCGAACTCGCGCTTCACGAGCTTGTCGGCGATCTGCGCCTTCTCGCGGCTGTCCGCGAAGGTGACGTGGCGCTCGATGGGGACGGGTCGCTCCTCGTACTCGATGAGCGTGGCTCGGAGCTTCTCGGCGAGCCATTCTGGGTTCCCCACCGTCGCCGAGAGGTAGACGAACTGGGTGCCGCCGTACCCCTCGTGGGTCTCCATCCGATTCTCGCTGTAGTACTTCAGCCGTGAGATGAGCCCGTCGAGCCGGTGGCCGCGCTCGCCCTCCTTCAGCGTGTGGACCTCGTCGATGACGACGGTGCCGATGTCACCGAGGTCCTTCCCGGTCCGGAGTGCGTGGTCGATCCCCTCGTAGGTACCGACGATCACGTCGGCGTTCGGGTCGAAGCGGTTTCCGTCGTCGTTCACCCGCGAGGAGCCGACGCGGATCGAGACGTTCAGCCGGTCGCCGTAGCGGTCTTTGAAGTCCT encodes:
- a CDS encoding DEAD/DEAH box helicase; the protein is MSQQLAEVETLFLHEARSDYTVVATRDGNRILRGRLELKETSAGPRPGKFRVIRDGEDHPRQPGEFVDLARAAGRIRISEQTSPKNRKRLQAMLDGYQLEAMAVRTCRRCANDGRYGPITSDGAIEHNDELICRDCARRELERELSYKGEFTGAAEERLEELLYESGDLDRIVNLLQGGLDPDLTKYDEVSANVDDISPVRTEDLDLHPDLSAHLQGRFEELLPVQSLSVRNGLLDGTDQLVVSATATGKTLVGELAGIDRALKGDGKLLFLVPLVALANQKHEDFKDRYGDRLNVSIRVGSSRVNDDGNRFDPNADVIVGTYEGIDHALRTGKDLGDIGTVVIDEVHTLKEGERGHRLDGLISRLKYYSENRMETHEGYGGTQFVYLSATVGNPEWLAEKLRATLIEYEERPVPIERHVTFADSREKAQIADKLVKREFDTKSSKGYRGQTIIFTNSRRRCHEISRKLRYDSAPYHAGLDYKRRKKVERQFGNQDLSAVVTTAALAAGVDFPASQVIFDSLAMGIEWLSVQEFSQMLGRAGRPDYHDRGRVYLLVEPDGVYHNSMDRTEDEVAFTLLKGEMEDVATHYDETAAVEETLANVVVAGKKAKRLNDRMIGEVPTKHAVGKLLEWKFIDGFSPTPLGRGITRHFLAPDEAFFMLDAIRKGTDPYQIVADLELRDDEE